The genomic segment AGCAAGGCCAGAATGTCAGCCCGCCCGCCGACCGCGCCACCTGGCAGTCCACCTGCCATAATCTTGGCCATTGTCGTCAGATCAGGTCGAATACCGAGCAGGCCCTGCACACCGCCCGGCGACCAACGGAAACCCGTGATGACCTCGTCGAAGATCAGTACGGTGTCGTACCGTTGCGTAATCTCGCGGAGGCGGTGGAGGAAGCCGTCGGGCAGGGGGATCGAAGCCCAAGATGCACCACTTGGCTCAAGGATAACGCGGCAATATCGCCTTCGGACAAGCGGCGCTCGACGAACGCCAGATCGTTGACTGGCGCAACGATGACGGTGTCAAAGACCGCCTGGGGAATCCCGGGCGACGAGCGAGCGGTGAACGGCAGCTTCTCACCTGGCACAGCATAGTCCTGCCAGCCGTGGAAGTGGCCCGGCAAACTTGAGGATCTTCTGTCGCCCGGTGAAGGCTCGAGCCAGACGCATGGCGAGCAGCGTCGCTTCGGTCCCTGACGCCGTGAATTTGACGCGCTCACAGGATGGCATCAGCGGAGCGAATGCGCTCGGCCCACTCCAGCTCAAGCTCATGCCCAGCGCCATAGTGGGTGCCGCGTTGTACCTGGGCGGTGACGGCTTCGACAATAGCGGGATGAGCATGGCCAAGGAGCAATGCGCCATGGCCCATCGCATAGTCGATGAGCTCATTTCCGTCAACGTCCCACTTTTTCGGCCCTGACGCACGTTCAACGTAGAGCGGAAACGGCCGCAGATAGCGTGCGTCATGGGTCACGCCGCTCGGAAAGTCGCGGACCGCGCGTTCATAACGGCCCGTGAACCAGGATGCTGGGCGATAAACGCCTCTTCAATAGTCAACGTGCTTCGTGCCATAATCCTATCCTTTCAGTCAGCCGCGCCGCACGCGCAATCAGCCCAGCCTGATTATCCGGACCGCAGGAAGCGCTGTCTATGGGCCACGAGCAGCATGGCATCATTGAACAGTGCACGGCATGCTGCCTGAAAGGCCGATGATCACGACAATGCACGAGCAAGCGACCCGCTGCGCCGAGGTTGCACTCGACGCGCCGACAACTGAACGACGCCAGCTGTTTTCGTACCTTGTTCCAGCTCACCTGGCGGACCAGGTGCAGGAGCGTCAGCTCGTTTGGGCCCCATTGAAGGATGAACTCCGCGTCGGCATCGTGGTGCGGCTGACGACGGAACTGCCGCCGTTCCCGCTACGGCCGCTGCACGCTGTCGTCGAGCCGACGTTTCGACTCGCGCCGTGGCAGTGGGAACTGGTTGAGTGGCTGAGCGAGGAAACGCTCTGCACCCTGTTTGAAGCAGCGTCGCCGTTCTTGCCCCCGGGCATTACCCAACGAACAGCGACGGTACTCCAGTTGCGCGACTCAGCAACGGTTGACCTTGACACGCTGACGCCATTGCAGCGCCGACTTGTCCAGTTGCTGCAAGAACGCGGCCCGATCACGCTCGAGGCAGCACGCCGCGCGCTGAACCGCAGCCTGACCACCGTCGTCGAGCGCTTGGTTGCAGCAGGCATCATCGAGCGCACTGCGCGCGTGCAAGCGCAGCCGAGTGCCGTCCGGCGATATGTTCAGCTCGTCGCCGGTCCGCCACCCAGCGATGGAGCATCCGCCCAGCGGGCACAGGCTGTACTCCGTGACTGGGAGGCTGCTCACCCTGGACAACCGATGCCTTGGCAAACCTTCCACCAGATGACGCGGTTGACGCTCTCAGCAACACGCGAACTGGCGAAGGCAGGCGTCCTCCGGCTGATCGAGCTACCGCCGTTGCCGGTCGGGACGAGCACGCACGTCACAAGTATCCCGACGCTTTCGCCGGCGCAAGCAGAAGCCTGGCGAGCTATCCACGCTGCTCTCTCTCGCCAGGAGTTCGCCGGGTTTTTGCTCCACGGGGTGACTGGGAGCGGCAAGACAGAGCTTTACTTGCGGGCTACGGCAGAATGCCTGCGCCAGGGACGGCAAGCGATTATTCTCGTGCCTGAGATTGCCTTAACCAGCCATATTGTCGAACGTTTTGCAAGCCGATTCCCTGGCCACGTTGTCGTCTTCCACAGTGGGCTGCGCCCGAGCGAACGATGGGCAGCCTGGCACGCTGTCGCCCGTGGCGAAGCACCAATTGTTGTCGGGCCACGCTCAGCGCTCTTTGTTCCCGTGCAGCAGCTCGGGCTGATTGTGATTGATGAGGAGCATGACGCGGCTTACAAGCAAGAAAGCGTGCCGCGGTACCATGCCCGGGCAGTTGCTCAGCAGTTGGCGCAACGGCACCATGCTGTCTTGCTTCTTGGAAGTGCCACGCCCGATGTCACAACGCGCTATGCGGCCGAGATTGGCGAACTTCACCTGCTGCGTCTTCCTGAACGTGTCGGGCCAGTTGTGTTACACCGCCGGCAGGCACAGCCAGTTGCGACATCGCTGCCGCTGCCACAGACGACGATCGTCGACATGCGCTTAGAGTTACAACGCGGGAATCGCAGTCTGTTTAGCACGCAGCTGCAGCAGGCGATCGCGCGAGCGCTGGCGGCTCACGAGCAAGCGATTGTGCTGCTCAACCGGCGCGGTCTGGCGACAGTCGTGCAATGCCGCGCGTGCGGTGCTGTCCTGGAATGCCCGGCATGCGAGACCCCCTTGGTTTACCACGCTGACCTTCGTCGTCTCATCTGCCACCGCTGTGGGTTGCGACGTTCTCCGCTCGGGCGTTGCCCACGCTGCCGCCACGGCACGTTAGGCTACTACGGCGCCGGAACCGAGCGTGTCGAGCGGGAACTTGCCCGTCTCTTCCCAGCAGCACGCATCCTACGGTGGGATCAGGATGTCGTGCGCCAAGCTGGTGACGTGGAGCGCCTTGTGCGCCTCGTGCAGCAGCACGCCGTCGACATCGTGGTCGGCACGCAGATGGTCGCCAAAGGGTTTGACTTCCCGCTGGTCTCAACTGTTGGGATTGTGAACGCAGATACGCAGCTCTACCTGCCAGATTACCGGGCAGGTGAGCGGACGTTCCAGCTTCTTACGCAAGTGGCCGGTCGAGCTGGCCGGAAGACGCCGGGCGCACACGTGATTATCCAGACCTATACGCCCGACCACTATGCCATTCAGGCAGCGAGCCAGCATGACTACGAGCGCTTTTACACGGAAGAGCTTGCGTTCCGTAAGCGGCATCGCTATCCACCGTTCTGCCGCTTGGTCCGGCTGGTCTACCGCCATAGTGACGCACTCGCCTGCCAGCTGTCAGCTGAGGCAGCAGCCGATCGACTACGCCAGGCGCAAGCTCAGTTGGGCATCGACGCCGAGGTGCTCGGTCCAACGCCAGCCTTCATTGCCAAGATTCGTGGGCGTTACCAGTGGCAAATCCTCGTGCGTGGTGCAGCTGCCCGCGAACTCGTCGCTGCGGTGCCGCTCGGACCAGGCTGGCTAATCGACGTCGATCCAATCAGCCTCCTTTAAGGCTATCCAACTGTCCCATCACGATCGGCTATACTTGTCCGTTAGCAGAGGAACGACACGAGGGACGACTGAGGGAACAATGGCAGTACGACCGATTATCACGGAAGGCGATCCACGACTGCGGCAGAAGGCGGTGCGCATCCGAACGATTGACGAGGATATTCGCCGGTTGGCGCAGGACATGTGGGATACCTTGGAAGCCGCCGAAGGGGTGGGACTGGCAGCACCACAGGTAGGCGTCCTACGCCGGCTCATTATCGTGAGCATCCCAGCTGGTTTTGAGCACGAAGACGACCCTGAGATTAAGCTCACCTTAGTCAATCCGGAGATTATCAAGGCGAGCGGGCGGCAAGTTGGCCCAGAAGGCTGCCTCAGCATCCCGAATTGGGTGGGCGATGTGCCACGCGCGATGAATGTCACGGTGCGTGCCCGTGACTTGCAAGACCGCGAGGTGCGGATCAAAGCCCATGGGTTCCTTGCCCGTGTTTTGCAGCACGAGATCGATCACCTCGATGGCATTCTCTTCATCGACCGCGTGGAAGACAAGTCGACGCTCCGCTACGTGCCTGACGAGGGCGAGGAAGCCGAGCCGCGTGTTCCGGTCTCGGCCCCCGTTGTATCGCCGGCCAACACGTAACGTTAGACAATCACTTCTGGCTGGTGAACGCGGGCTTGCTCCGCCTCGATAATGGCGCTAATTGTTGCCACCGTCTCCTCGAGCCGGTCGTGCTCGTTGAAGACGACATAGTCAAAGTCGTAGACGCATTCTAACTCGCGCGAGGCCGTCGCAATCCGCTCCATCAGTGTCGCTGGGTCGTCCGTCTTGCGCTGGCGGAGTCGCTGCATCAGTTCACTCATTGATGGTGGAGCGAGGAAGATCAAGACAGCCTGCGGCACAAGGCGGCGAATTGACGCTGCTCCTTGGACATCAACCTTGACGACCACTGACTTGCCAGCACGCAACGCCCGACGAATCCGCTCCTTGGGCACGCCATAGAGATGGCCATAGACTTCGGCCGATTCAAGAAATTCGCCGCGCTCACGGGCTTCGAGAAACTCCTCGCGCGACATGAAATAGTAATGGACGCCGTCGATTTCACCGGGTCGACGCGGCCGCGTCGTCGCCGTAACGGCAAAATGGAAATCGGGGAAGCGCTCGCGCATGCGCTCAATCACGGTATCCTTGCCAACACCGGAGGGCCCTGAGATCACAATGAGCTTTGGACGAACACGTTGGCGCAAAGCCTCAAGGAGCTCGTCGGCTTGCGCATTCAGCCCGAGATCGTCCCGCACGCTCACGTTTCCTCTTCTCCCGCACGCGCCCGCTCTGCTCCAGGGCGTGACAACTGCCCCGTTGAGGCCATTGTGCCACATGCCTTTGCGTACGTGAACGGCAACAACGAAGGAATGTGTCACCAATGTTTGATGTGCTGACAATAGCTGCTCTCAGCGACGAACTACGCGCCAAGATTGTCCCAAGCCGGGTGCAGCGTGTCTTTGCCATCGACCGCTGGACGTTCGGGCTGGAATGCTACGCTGGAAAGCGCTGGTATGTTCTCGTCTCGATCGCCCCACAGGATGCCTGGGTGACACTGCAAACCGAGCCGCCCACGCACGACCCGTCGCTCGTTACCCCATTTTTGCTCTTGTTGCGGAAATACGTCCGCGGTGGGCGGCTCACAGCCGTCTCCCAGCCTGACCTTGAGCGCGTGCTCTTTCTTGATTTCGAGCACTGGCTGGAAGACGATGACGAGGAGGGCAGGCTTGTCCAAACACGGCTCGCACTCGAGGTGATGGGGCGTTACAGCAATGCGGTGCTGGTCGCTCAGGAGAGCGGCAAGATCCTCGACGCACTCAAGCGCGTGACGCCTGACATGAGCAGCGCTCGCCCAGTTCTACCCGGCCGGCCCTACACGTTGCCCCCAAGCCAACTGAAGCACGATCCACGGGGGCTCTCGCCAGCACTGCTTGCTGGGCTGCTGCGCGATCAGCCGCCGCAAGCGCCGCTGTCAAGTGCGCTCGTGCAGACGTTGCTCGGCTTTAGCCCACAGATGGCGCGCGAAGCAGCCTATCGCGCCTGTGGCGATCCAGCGCTGCCAGTGCACGAGGCACTCGAGGATCCAGAGGTAATCGAGCGCCTTGCAGCAGCGATTGCGGCAATCCTTCAGCCACTGGCAGACCACAGCTGGGAGCCGAGTGTCTACCTCAGCCAGGACGAAGCGGTCGCGTTTGCGGCCATTTCGCTTTCCTATCTCCGCGGAATGGACGTCGAGCGTTACACCTGGATATCTGAAGCGATCAAGCGCTACCGACAGGCCCACCAGCAGGCCAAGGGTGTAGCCGAGAGCACGCAGGAACGCTATGCCGCACGCCGACAGCGGTTGCTCGCACGCATCCAAGAGGAACGGGCGCGACTTGCAGCCCGCATCCACTCGCTCGAGCAAGAGCTTGCGCGGAGTGCCGACGCCGAGCGTTTGCGGGAGATGGGGGAAATGCTCTATGCCTACCTGCACACAATCACACCCGGGCAGACGGCACTCGATGTCGACGGCATGACCATCCCGCTTGATCCGCAACGCTCGCCGGTTGAGAATGCCCAGCATTACTTTGAGCTCTATCGTAAGGCCAAAGCCGCGCTCAGCCAGCTGCCAGAACGGCTGGAGGCAGCGCGAACCGAGCTTGCCTACCTTGAACAGCTTGCGACGCTGGTCGAGCTCGCTGATACTGCTGAGACGCTTGAGCAGCTTGGGCGAGAACTCGAGGACTACCGCACGCACCGGCAATCGCCGGCACCTGCTGCCAGGCAGCGGCAGGCGACGAAGCTACGGAGTTGGCGCACACCGAATGGCGACCGCATCTACGTCGGACGCAATGGCGCAGAAAATGAGCGGATTACGTTCGAGATCGCGCGGCCGCATGACACGTGGTTACACGTGCGCGGCATGCCGGGGGCTCACGTTGTCGTGCGATGGAATAGCCAGCCGAATGAGGAGACGTTGCAGCAGGCGGCAGCGCTTGCTGCCTGGTTTAGCCGGGGACGAACCGATACGCGCGTCGCCGTCGATGCGACAGAGCGGCGCTTTGTGCAGCGGATTCCGAACGCTGGGCCAGGTATGGTGCGCTATCGGAATGAGCGCACCCTCAGCGTGCGGCCAAAGCCACCTGAGGAACTTCCCCTTGTACCAGCCTAGGAATGGCCTAACTGGAGCGCCGCTCCGGCGGGCGAGCAAAGCGACCGAGCAACAAGCCCAGCTCAAAGAGCAAGTACATCGGCGCAGCGACAAGCATCATGTTGAACGGGTCAGGGGTTGGCGTAATGATGGCAGCGATGACCATAACGATCACCACCGCAAGGCGGCGGAAGGAAGCTAAGCGCTTCACCGACACGATGCCGAGCCGCACCAGCAGGTAGATCACAATCGGCGTCTCAAAGACAACGCCAACCCAGAGCAGCAGCGTAAGGTAGAACGAGATCACTTCTTGCGCGCGGAAGTCGGCCCGAAATACACCACTGCCAAAGTGGGAGAGGAAATCCAACGCGCGCGGGACGAGGACGAAGAAGGCAAAGAGCACACCAGCCACAAACATCAAGGTCACAAAGGGCAAGGCACGGAAAAGGTAATAGCGCTCTTTGCGCGTCAGACCTGGCGCCAGAAAGCGGATCAACTGGTAAATGATCACCGGCATGGCGAAGGCGAAGCCAATATAGAGTGCGACTTTGGTGTAAACGATGAACGGTTCGGTTGGCGAAATAGCCTGCAAGTTATTCAGGCCCGACATCCGCTCGATCAGATGGAGTGCTGGAAACGCCAACGCCAAGCCGATAACGAAACCGACGGCGACCGCAAGGACTGAGTAAATCAGGCGTGTGCGGAGCTCCGCCAGGTGCTCCTGGAGGGTCATTTCTTTATAAAATTCTTCTGGCTCAGGCTCCGGCTCAGCTGGCCTGGCGACGTTGCCTTGTCCCCGCATCCGGTCGAGCAAGCTTACCATCGTCTGCTACCCGTGCTCTCGCAAGACCCGCACTCCGTTGCCATTAAGCGTAGCAAAAGCGCGCGGAACGACAAAGACGGCGCGGAGCCGTGCTGCTCGCGCCGTCCACCGCGGTCTCAGCACACGCCTATTGGTTCAGGTGCTCTTCGATGAACTGGATTGCGTCGCGTACGGTGACGATATTGGATGCCTCTTCGTCAGAAATCTCAATGCCGAACTCTTCCTCGAGTTGCATGATCAATTCAACAAGATCGAGGGAATCCGCGTTGAGATCCTTGACGAATTCGGCATCGGGCGTCACTTCACTCGGATCAACGCCAAGCTGCTCGGCGACGACTGCTTGGACGCGCTGAAAAATCGGTGACTCTGTCGACACAGTCATACCTCCCCATTCGCCTCACACGCCCGTTTATCGCGCGTAGTATGCCCAAGGCAACACGATCTCGACAAGGGATGCGGAATTAGCTTGGCGAGGCAAGGTTCGTTGCAATTGTCCCAAGGACGCCGTTGACAAACCGGCTCGAGTTCTCGCCGCCATACTGCTTTGCGAGCTCGACGGCCTCGTTAATCGCCGCCTTGAGTGGCACATCAGCTTCGTGAAGCAGCTCGTAGATCGCAATCCGCAGGATGTTCCGGTCGACTGGCGGCAGTTGCGCAACGGGGAAGGCTGGAGCAGCCGCGGCAATCCGCTGGTCGATATCGTCCCGATGAGCGAGCACGCCGCGCACCAGACGCTCAAGGTAACGCCGCACCGGCTGCGCAATTGACACATTCTCAAGATACCGCGCAAGCACGTCTTCAGGATCGTGGCGTGCAACGTCGATCTCATAGAGGACTTGCAACGCCAGGATTCGCGCCTGCCGGCGTGTTCGGCTGAGCGTCGCCACTCGTGCCTCCATATCACAGCACAAACCGCGTGTCGTCTCGCCCTCCCATGCCCCAGACCACTCAACCACAGTCCAACGGGCTACCCCGTTCGACCTCCATTCGTGATTGTACCCAATGGACATGAGTGCCAGTCATGCAGTAAGCGAAGCACCGTTCAGGTACGAGGCCAAGAAGGTCGTTGTTGCGCGGCCTTCCTGCACAACGGGATGCTCGAGCAGTTCGAGATAGAGCGGAATTGGGGTAGGGACACCGACGATCACGGTCTCGCGCAACGCCCGATGAAGCCGGCGGATGGCGCTCGGTCGATCCGGCCCCCAGGCGATGATCTTAGCCAGCAAGGAGTCATAGTATGGCGGGATCGTGTAGCCGGGATAGAGGTGGGAATCGACACGAATGCCCGGTCCTGCTGGCAAGAGCAGTTCCGTGACCTGGCCAACGCGTGGCGTGAACTGCTGCGCCGGGTCCTCGGCTGTCACCCGGACTTCAATCGCGTGTCCACGCGGGCGCCGGTCGTCTTCAGAGAGGGTCAGACGCTCGCCGGCAGCAATGGCGAGTTGCCAGTGCACAAGGTCAACGCCGGTAACCATCTCAGTGACCGGATGTTCGACCTGGAGCCGTGCATTTGCCTCCGTGAAGTAAAACCGGCCGTTGCGATCAACGAGGAATTCGAAGGTGCCTGCGCCGACATACCCGACAGCCTTGGCACCGCGCACTGCCGCTTTGTGCAATGCCTCGCGCACTTTGGCGGGCAAGTTTGGCGCTGGGGCTTCTTCAATCAGCTTCTGGTACCGGCGCTGGATGGAACAATCGCGTTCGCCCAAGGCAACCACGTTGCCGTACTGGTCAGCGAGGATTTGCACCTCAACGTGACGTGGGTCTTCAAGGTAGCGTTCGAGGTAGACGGAGCCGTCGCCAAAGGCGGCGTGCGCCTCCTGCTGAGCGAGTGCCAGTGCTTGGGCAAGCTCACTTTCGTGGCGCACGATGCGCATTCCCCGGCCACCGCCGCCAGCAACAGCTTTAATGAGCAGCGGATAGCCGATGGACTTCGCCAGCTTTCGCGCTTCCTGGGGCCCACTGACCGGCTCCTCCGTCCCTGGAATCACCGGGAGACCAGCTTGGCTCATCATGCGGCGTGCTTCGGCTTTGTCGCCAAGCGCGGAGAGGACCGAGGGAGGAGGCCCGATAAAGGTGATGCGGCACTCCTGGCACACTTCGGCAAAGACTGGATTTTCGGAGAGAAATCCGTAGCCAGGATGGATGGCATCACAGCCAGTCACCTCAGCGGCACTGATAATCGCCGCAAGGGCGTTATAGCTTCGTTCGGCAGGCGGCGGGCCGATGCAGATGGCTTCGTCGGCGAGCCGCACCGGCAAGGAGTCGCGGTCGGCCTCAGAGTAAGCCACGACCGCTGGGATGCCAAGCTCCCGGCAGGCGCGGAGCACCCGCAGGGCAATTTCGCCACGATTCGCAATTAACACTTTCCGAAACATGGGTCCCTACGCTGCCATGAACAAGCCGCCGTCAACACAGAGCACAGCCCCCGTAATGTAGCGGGCACCCGGCGAAGCGAGGAAGGCGATCGCCTCTGCAACATCTTCGGGGGTGCCGTAATAGCCGAGCGGGATCTGCTTGAGGAGCTGTTCTTGCAGTTCAGCGGGAATTGCCTCCGTCAGTCGTGTCTCGATGAAACCTGGCACGACGGCATTGACGGTAATGCCTCGTGAGCCAACTTCACGGGCCAGGGCTTTGGTGAAGCCGATGATGCCAGCCTTGGCCGCGGCGTAGTTCGTTTGCCCAGCGTTACCGACTAAGCCGATAACGGAACTCAGATTGATGATGCGCCCGTAGCGTTGGCGCATCATTGGGCGCACCGCCGCGCGCGAGCAGAGGAAGGTGCCCTTCAAGTTCGTGGTGATCACCGCGTCCCAGTCCTCTTCGCGCATCCGCATGATCAGCATATCCCGGGTGATGCCGGCGTTGTTGACCAAGACATCGAGGCGACCGAAGCGATTGACAACATCAAGGATCATTTGCCCGACTTGCTCCGCGTTCGTCACGTCGGCCTGGTAGGCAATCGCCTTGCCGCCGTGCGCTTCAATTTCACGGACGACCTCGTCAGCAAGGGCAGGATCAGAGCGGTAATTCACCACGACGGGATAGCCATCTCGGGCAAGGCGGAGGGCCGTTGCGCGGCCAATACCCCGAACTGCGCCGGTAACGATCGCGGCGCCACGTTCCTCATGACTCACGGGTGCCAACCTCCTCCCCGCGTGACCGTGTGCGTGGCGTCGGTTTGTCAGCAGCACATTCTGGCAATAATGCTTCGGCGGTGTGCACTGTTGCGTGCGGCACAATGCGCGGGATCAGCCCGGCCAGCACGCGGCCGGGACCGACTTCGTAGAACGTCTGGGCGCCGAGTGCAACGGCCGCCTGGACGACATCGATCCACCGGACGGGGGCAGCAATCTGCGCCAAGATTGCCTCACGGATCTCGTCGGGGTCAGTCCGGGGACGAGCATCGACGTTGGCGATGAGCGGCGCAATCGGCGGCCGGAGGGCAACGCCTGCAACGAGCGGACGCAACCCCTCGATGACTGGGCGCATGAGCGAGGAATGGAACGCGGCGTTGACCGGCAAGGGGACGACGCGGCGTGCGCCACGCTCACGCGCGAGCGTGGTGGCTGCGGCGAGAGCTTCCTGCGTGCCGCTCAGGGTAATCTGTCCCGGTGCGTTAATGTTCGCCACTTCCGCGCCAGTAGCATGCGCGATCTCTTCGAGCACGGCACGGTCGAGGCCAATGACTGCGATCATGCCACCGGTAGCGTACTGCTCCATCAGTTCGCCACGCCGGCGAACGATCCGCAGGGCATCGTCGAGCGCAAGACTCTCGGCGACGACCAACGCGGTATATTCGCCCAGACTGTGACCAGCGATGCAGCACGGTGCAGGGAGCAGCCCTCGTTGTTGGAGGACACGCGCATAGGCGACGCTGACAACCAGCAACGCTGGTTGCTGGTTGCGCGTGGCCTGGAGTTCTTCAGCCGGCCCTTCAAAGATGATCTGCGAGAGCCGAAAGCCAAGCACGCGGTCAGCCGTTTCAAAGATAAGACGCGCGGCCGGTTCGGCCTGGGCCAGGGCACGCCCCATGCCGACATACTGGGAGCCCTGTCCCGGGAAGACCCACGCGACGCTCATCCTGCCTCCCGTCCTGGCACACCCTGCCACCCCCAGCGCACCACGCTCGCCGCCCAGGCTAAGCCAGCTCCAAAGGCAACGAGCACGACGTTCATGCCAGGCTTCAACGCGCCAGCATCCGCGGCTTCGGCAAGACAGATGGGCACAGAGGCAGCAGACGTGTTGCCATAGCGATCGATGTTGACCCAGACCTTCTCCATCGGCAGGCCAAGCCGCTTCGCAGCGGCATCGATGATGCGCAGATTGGCCTGGTGCGGAATAAACAGGTCAATGTCCTGAGGCTGGAGGCCAGCTTGCTGAATGGCTTCGAGTGCGGCCTCGCCGAGGACGCGGACAGAGAAACGGAAGACTTCGCTGCCCTTCATCCGCATGTAGGGGCGCTTGGGTGGCGTTGCTCCATTGGCGCTGAGCAACTCGCGGAAGCCGTCGATGTACAAGCTCCACGCACCGGTCCCGTCTGAGCCGAGCACGGTCGAGAGGATGCCCTCATCCGCCGTGGTCGCTTGCAGAACGACAGCGCCTGCGCCATCGCCGAAGAGCACGCACGTGCTCCGATCCGAGAAGTCAACCCAGCGTGTCAGCGCGTCGACGCCGACAACGAGCACGGTTTGCGCCGTGCCAGCGGCGATGAACTGCGCGCCGACGGCGAGCGCGTAGACGAAGCCAGAACAGGCTGCTGCGAGGTCGAAGGCACCAGCCCGGCTGGCACCGAGTTCGGCCTGGAGGAGCGAAGCTGTGGACGGCATCAAGGTATCTGGGGTGACGGTTGCGACGATGACGAGGTCGAGCTGGTCTGGGCCAAGCCCGGCCGTTGCCAGCGCTTGGCGAGCAGCCGCGGCGGCCATTGCTGTCGTCGTCTCGGTTGGCGCAGCAAGGCGACGTTCACGGATACCCGTGCGCGCGACAATCCATTCGTCGGACGTCTCTACCATGTGCTCAAGGTCATGGTTTGTCAGCACACGATCGGGGAGATACGTACCCCATCCGGTGATCGTCGCCCGCCGCCCCACCGCTACCCCTCCTGTTTATCTCGGACTGCGCACCCCTGCCTGTCTCGTTGGTCGCTCGTTGCCGCCTCTTACTCGCGGTCAGCCCGGCGCTGCCGGCGCGCGCTGGCCGGCTCGATGACCTGCCGACCACGATACGTGCCGCAATTTGGGCACACAAGGTGTGTTGGCTTCAGCTCGCCGCAAGCTGGGCAGGTCATAAGCTGCGGTAGCTTCAGGTATTGGTGGCGCCGGCGGTAGCCTTCGCGCCGCTTGCTTACTTTATGCTTTGGTAGCGCACCCATGGACTGTTCCTCCCCTTTACTCCAAGAAGGCCGCGTTAATTCTCCAGCAAGAGACTCGCCAGTACCGCGAGCCGGTCATCGACGGGCATTGCTTCTGGTGGCAGGAGCGACTCAAAGCCTGGGCAGTCTGGTCCGCAGACGGGGCGAAGAGGCTGCGCGAGGATCGCTACCTGCCGAAGCAATTCGTTCAAGTCCAGTTGGTGATTCTCATCGATGATGAATGTCTCATCATCCTCTGGGAGCGGCAACGGGGCACCCGTCTCGACATCGATGCTTGGCCAGAACTCGGCGGAGACCGTCTCGGTGTATGTGCCATCGAATTCTGTTAAGCAGCGGGCACAGACCTGGTGGCCGGTGACCTGCACATCGCCAGTCACCAAGATGCCGGACGTAATGCGCGTCAGCCGCAGGTGGGCCTCGACACGCTGGGTTGGCAGGTCGACATCGAGTTCGAGCGCATCGAGATGGACGTCAATGCGCCGCTCCGCACCGACGCGCGCCTTGAGAAGCTGCGCGACATTCAAGACGGTATCGTTGTAAAGCTGCTGCGGTTGCATCGTTCACCCTCCGGGCGAGCGTCCCCACATCACGGGGCGCAACTAGGATACTATACTGCTCTCCTCCGGCGCTGGCGAGCCAGGGAGCGCGCAACGCGGCAGACGGTAGTAGAATGCCGGGCGTAGACGAAGGGATGGCGCCGTGCGGGAAAATATGCTCAAGCGGAAACTGGCGGCCGGTGAAGCCGTCATTGGGTGTTTCGTA from the Thermorudis peleae genome contains:
- the tatC gene encoding twin-arginine translocase subunit TatC, with amino-acid sequence MVSLLDRMRGQGNVARPAEPEPEPEEFYKEMTLQEHLAELRTRLIYSVLAVAVGFVIGLALAFPALHLIERMSGLNNLQAISPTEPFIVYTKVALYIGFAFAMPVIIYQLIRFLAPGLTRKERYYLFRALPFVTLMFVAGVLFAFFVLVPRALDFLSHFGSGVFRADFRAQEVISFYLTLLLWVGVVFETPIVIYLLVRLGIVSVKRLASFRRLAVVIVMVIAAIITPTPDPFNMMLVAAPMYLLFELGLLLGRFARPPERRSS
- the acpP gene encoding acyl carrier protein, which gives rise to MSTESPIFQRVQAVVAEQLGVDPSEVTPDAEFVKDLNADSLDLVELIMQLEEEFGIEISDEEASNIVTVRDAIQFIEEHLNQ
- the nusB gene encoding transcription antitermination factor NusB, coding for MATLSRTRRQARILALQVLYEIDVARHDPEDVLARYLENVSIAQPVRRYLERLVRGVLAHRDDIDQRIAAAAPAFPVAQLPPVDRNILRIAIYELLHEADVPLKAAINEAVELAKQYGGENSSRFVNGVLGTIATNLASPS
- the accC gene encoding acetyl-CoA carboxylase biotin carboxylase subunit yields the protein MFRKVLIANRGEIALRVLRACRELGIPAVVAYSEADRDSLPVRLADEAICIGPPPAERSYNALAAIISAAEVTGCDAIHPGYGFLSENPVFAEVCQECRITFIGPPPSVLSALGDKAEARRMMSQAGLPVIPGTEEPVSGPQEARKLAKSIGYPLLIKAVAGGGGRGMRIVRHESELAQALALAQQEAHAAFGDGSVYLERYLEDPRHVEVQILADQYGNVVALGERDCSIQRRYQKLIEEAPAPNLPAKVREALHKAAVRGAKAVGYVGAGTFEFLVDRNGRFYFTEANARLQVEHPVTEMVTGVDLVHWQLAIAAGERLTLSEDDRRPRGHAIEVRVTAEDPAQQFTPRVGQVTELLLPAGPGIRVDSHLYPGYTIPPYYDSLLAKIIAWGPDRPSAIRRLHRALRETVIVGVPTPIPLYLELLEHPVVQEGRATTTFLASYLNGASLTA
- the fabG gene encoding 3-oxoacyl-[acyl-carrier-protein] reductase, with amino-acid sequence MSHEERGAAIVTGAVRGIGRATALRLARDGYPVVVNYRSDPALADEVVREIEAHGGKAIAYQADVTNAEQVGQMILDVVNRFGRLDVLVNNAGITRDMLIMRMREEDWDAVITTNLKGTFLCSRAAVRPMMRQRYGRIINLSSVIGLVGNAGQTNYAAAKAGIIGFTKALAREVGSRGITVNAVVPGFIETRLTEAIPAELQEQLLKQIPLGYYGTPEDVAEAIAFLASPGARYITGAVLCVDGGLFMAA
- the fabD gene encoding ACP S-malonyltransferase, translating into MSVAWVFPGQGSQYVGMGRALAQAEPAARLIFETADRVLGFRLSQIIFEGPAEELQATRNQQPALLVVSVAYARVLQQRGLLPAPCCIAGHSLGEYTALVVAESLALDDALRIVRRRGELMEQYATGGMIAVIGLDRAVLEEIAHATGAEVANINAPGQITLSGTQEALAAATTLARERGARRVVPLPVNAAFHSSLMRPVIEGLRPLVAGVALRPPIAPLIANVDARPRTDPDEIREAILAQIAAPVRWIDVVQAAVALGAQTFYEVGPGRVLAGLIPRIVPHATVHTAEALLPECAADKPTPRTRSRGEEVGTRES
- a CDS encoding beta-ketoacyl-ACP synthase III, whose amino-acid sequence is MGRRATITGWGTYLPDRVLTNHDLEHMVETSDEWIVARTGIRERRLAAPTETTTAMAAAAARQALATAGLGPDQLDLVIVATVTPDTLMPSTASLLQAELGASRAGAFDLAAACSGFVYALAVGAQFIAAGTAQTVLVVGVDALTRWVDFSDRSTCVLFGDGAGAVVLQATTADEGILSTVLGSDGTGAWSLYIDGFRELLSANGATPPKRPYMRMKGSEVFRFSVRVLGEAALEAIQQAGLQPQDIDLFIPHQANLRIIDAAAKRLGLPMEKVWVNIDRYGNTSAASVPICLAEAADAGALKPGMNVVLVAFGAGLAWAASVVRWGWQGVPGREAG
- the rpmF gene encoding 50S ribosomal protein L32, translated to MGALPKHKVSKRREGYRRRHQYLKLPQLMTCPACGELKPTHLVCPNCGTYRGRQVIEPASARRQRRADRE